Proteins encoded within one genomic window of Methanosarcina barkeri str. Wiesmoor:
- a CDS encoding DUF4405 domain-containing protein, whose product MAYNLTGNMIHELLGVSLFALFIVHSILNRRWYQTVIKRKHNTRRVLNTAVNLLLFVMMLMLLVSSVLVSRSLFAFIPVDGGLIARQIHILAAYWGFILISIHLGMHWGMIIGMVQRIPGIPSPNRGRTFAVRVMAVLIAVYGVYAFFERGVGSKLILYYTYSYWNFDESAMFFFTDYLSIMGVCICVTYYVLKFVQNRKMQRLSMNNQ is encoded by the coding sequence ATGGCTTACAACCTAACCGGAAACATGATCCATGAACTGTTAGGAGTTTCCTTGTTTGCGTTATTCATTGTCCACAGTATCTTAAATCGACGGTGGTATCAGACAGTTATAAAAAGAAAGCACAATACACGCCGTGTTCTTAATACAGCGGTCAATCTGCTTCTTTTCGTAATGATGCTAATGCTGTTGGTAAGCTCCGTGCTGGTTTCCCGTAGCTTGTTTGCTTTTATTCCAGTAGACGGTGGTTTGATTGCACGGCAGATACACATTCTGGCCGCATATTGGGGATTTATCCTCATTTCCATACATCTGGGAATGCACTGGGGAATGATTATAGGTATGGTTCAAAGGATACCTGGAATTCCCTCTCCGAACCGTGGACGTACATTTGCGGTGCGAGTCATGGCAGTGTTAATCGCTGTATATGGAGTGTATGCATTTTTTGAAAGAGGTGTGGGTTCCAAGTTGATTTTGTACTATACATATTCCTATTGGAACTTTGATGAATCAGCCATGTTTTTCTTCACGGATTATCTTTCCATCATGGGAGTTTGTATCTGTGTGACTTACTATGTTCTGAAATTTGTCCAGAATAGGAAAATGCAGCGCCTATCAATGAATAATCAATAA
- a CDS encoding aldo/keto reductase has product MKVEYRNIPHGGGKISTIGIGAGSLHESRPQEIKDIISYGMEHGINLIDTVMYDSSAVEPIEQALKGQRDDMIMQMHLGAVYPKGTYSRTRVLSKLKRGFEQELKKYGTDYADIGIIHCVDEVRDFEKIMSNGIFDYARKLKKDGTIRYLGFSSHSADICRRFIETGEIDIFMFSLNAAYDFKPSRGKLVLSHERMELYRECEKRGIGITVMKPYDGGQLLNAKTSPFRHSMTIPQCIQYALDRPAVLSCLPGVRSRADLEDVLKYYSASGEERDYSFIGSLPHRDIQGACIYCNHCQPCPSGIDIGSVIKYLDLANAGDELAKDHYMKLSKNAHDCIECGVCEKNCPFHVDIRGRMMEAKNYFDKLK; this is encoded by the coding sequence ATGAAAGTTGAATATAGAAACATACCGCATGGCGGCGGTAAGATCAGCACAATCGGTATTGGCGCAGGAAGCCTGCACGAATCTAGACCGCAGGAAATCAAAGACATCATTAGTTATGGCATGGAACACGGCATAAATCTGATTGACACGGTTATGTATGATTCCAGCGCAGTGGAGCCCATTGAACAGGCACTGAAAGGACAGCGGGACGATATGATTATGCAGATGCATCTGGGTGCTGTCTACCCAAAGGGAACATATTCGAGGACAAGGGTTCTTTCAAAACTTAAGAGAGGGTTTGAGCAGGAGCTGAAAAAATACGGCACGGACTACGCTGACATTGGCATTATTCATTGTGTTGACGAAGTTCGTGATTTTGAAAAGATCATGTCCAATGGCATTTTTGATTATGCTCGAAAGCTAAAGAAAGATGGAACTATTCGCTATCTCGGCTTTTCATCCCATTCTGCGGATATTTGTAGACGCTTTATCGAGACCGGAGAGATTGACATTTTTATGTTCAGCCTCAACGCCGCCTATGATTTTAAACCGTCACGGGGTAAGCTGGTTTTATCACATGAGCGTATGGAACTTTATCGTGAATGTGAAAAACGCGGCATCGGTATCACGGTAATGAAGCCTTATGATGGTGGACAGTTGCTGAACGCAAAGACATCTCCATTCCGCCATAGTATGACAATCCCTCAGTGCATACAGTATGCGCTGGACCGCCCGGCTGTTCTCTCATGTCTTCCGGGTGTACGCTCCAGAGCAGATTTGGAGGATGTACTCAAATATTACTCCGCTTCCGGAGAGGAACGGGACTATTCTTTTATCGGCAGCCTGCCGCACCGGGACATACAGGGAGCCTGCATTTACTGTAACCATTGTCAGCCGTGTCCATCCGGAATCGACATTGGTTCTGTAATCAAATATTTAGATCTGGCAAACGCGGGTGACGAACTCGCAAAAGATCATTACATGAAATTAAGCAAAAACGCACACGACTGCATAGAATGCGGTGTCTGCGAAAAGAACTGTCCTTTCCATGTTGATATCCGTGGCAGAATGATGGAAGCAAAAAATTATTTTGACAAGTTAAAATGA
- a CDS encoding flavodoxin, protein MAYFSHSGNTCKIANQINENAGVDLFEIDREI, encoded by the coding sequence GTGGCTTATTTTTCACATTCCGGCAACACGTGCAAAATTGCCAATCAAATCAACGAAAACGCTGGTGTGGACCTCTTTGAAATAGACAGAGAGATTTAG